The window TTCTTCCTGTTGAAAATATCCCTGAATTGCTCTTGAATGTCTTTTCCACGTTCAACATCTGTAATTAATTTTTTTAATTCGCTCAATGCAACTGACAAATTGGTGAGAAAAGGAATATTCATCTTTGCATCAACATAAGCATTTACACCGGAATTTGTCTTCAATTCAGAAATTTTCCGAATAGCATCTTTTACCTTTGCAAGAAGTTTATGAACTTCCTCTCGCTGCCTGGTTGTGATCATCTCTTTTTCCGGAGATTTCACCTCTTGTGATGACTCTGGAGGTGCAGCTAAAACGGATTTTGCATAGCTTCTTATGGTCTCAACAAAGCTTTTTGCTTTCTTTTCCGGTACCACTTTTTCCTCTTGAACTTCACCTGTGCCTCCCGCATCGGCATCCTGATTTGACAGAGAGTCAACGTATTCCAGCAAATTCACCATCGAAGAGAGAATTTCCTGAAAGTTATTTCTCAGTAAAGGATGATGAGAAATTAATTTCAAGTTCCTCAATTCATGATAATTTGAATCGAGATTGTTTTGTTCATTCTGAAAATCACTTTTGTTTTTCAATAATTTCTCGTGGAGCTCCTGGCCGAATTTTTCCACACAATCCGCATACGATAAAAAGAGGCCGAACTCTTCGAGAAATTTCAGATGGCTGTCAAGACTTTTTGAAGCAGAATAAATATAACTATCGTAAGCGGGAAGCGATTTCCAGTTATTTTTTTCGATAATATGTTCAAGCCTTAAGAGATCGACGAAGAGATCGTTATTATATAACAGTGGATTCGCTTCATCACCAATCCGTTCAAACAGTTCAGTAAAAAGTCCAAGACTATCGATATTGTCTTCTACCGCTTTCAGGTCCTCTTCCTGTGCAGAAAAAATCCTGTATTTAAAATAGTGCTGCTCCAAATCCAGCATAAGGACCAGTGTGATAAAGTTCATGTGCAGAAATATCTCTTTCAGCCCCGCACTGGTATAGACTTTGTTCTTTGTCTCAATTATATTAAACCGCAGTTCACTTCCCAGCGTCTCTGTCGTTAAAGGTATACCATCATCAATTAAAAAGTCTCCCAGTCTCCCTGTATACCTTTCGCATGATTCGGCTGTGGTAACGTAATTACAGCGGGTATAATCGGGTTTAAAATCATTCAACTGTTTTTTCTCTTTCTCATCGATGATCAGCAGGTTACTCGCACCCTGTGTAATTGCTTTTCTGCAATGCAGCACTACATGCCGTTTCATGAGAAACCGGATCAGCTCTTCCACTTCGGTTGGAGTCGCAACAAAGCGGGCTTCAACCAGACCACTTTCTTCTATCGTGCTGTAATCTTTAATCTTCCCTTTAAGAAAGAGATGCCTGGATATAATTTTGAGGGTTTTTTCAAATGAAGTCTTTACAACCTTTCCTTTAAAAGTAACGTAAAACATTTTTAACGGTTCTGCCATTACCCTGTTTCTTGTTTTTTCTTTAATTGCAGCTATTTGTGAACGTACAATTTCAGAGGTGTGATACTTCTTTCTCAATAACTCATAATAAAAATTCTTCGTATCCGGTGTCTTCATATCCATTCACACTATACCTTCTAAGAAGTTCAAAAATAATTACAGGTAGCTCTCAAAAGAATACATTTCACTAAAGAGGTTTTCAGAGAGTAATACCCCGGCAGCTCCAGAAAAAAAGCTGCTGTTCATTCCAGCCAGGAAGGCCCATTCATATTCCACATATTCTGATTTAATTTATCCTCTTTGTCAATTATCTTTTCTCTGGAATGTTTTGTCTTTCAGGTACACGAAAACCGATTTGGTTTTGGATTTTCCTAAAAACCAAGGCCTGGTTGCCGGTATACTCGCTCAGTTTTTTCTCGAATTTTACCCGAAATCCAGTATGAGATGAGTATAAGATGAGCATATTAGATTTTTGCACCGCAGAATTTACAGTATACGGCATCGTTTTCATGACCCTCGGCGCTGCACTCCGGGCATGCCTGGGTAGAAACCTTCTTCTTCACCATAGCCTGCGTTATTTCCGCCGTCATGATACCGGTAGGAACCGCAATAATTGCAAATCCCAGAATCATGACCAATGCTGCCAGAGCCTGCCCCAGACTTGTCTCTGGAGATATATCGCCATACCCTACAGTCGTAAGTGTTACAATAGCCCAGTAAACACTTCGCGGTATACTCGTAAAGCCGCTCTCTTCACTTTCTATGAGATACATGAGCGAACCTACTATTATCACAATGTTAAAAACGACAAACAGGAAGACTGTTATCTTACGACGGCCTGCACGTAAAGCCTCTATGAGGATATTGGCCTCACCAAGATAATAGACAAGTTTCAGAACTCGAAAGATGCGAAGAACCCTGAGCAATCTGATTACCAGGAGATACTGACTGCCCGGGAACAACAGGCTGAGATACGTAGGAGCTATTGCCAACAGATCCACTACCCCGAAAAAGCTTTTTACATACATGAACGGACGGCCGACACAGAGCAATCGCAAACTGTACTCAATTGTGAAGAGGATAGTAAAGATCCATTCAATCCAATAGAGTAAGCCGCCATATCGGCTGCTTACAGCGCTTATGCTGTCAAGCATTACGGCGGTAACGCTCAGCACTATGCAGCATAACAATACTATATCAAACGTTTTGCCTAACGGAGTATCCGCCTCAAAAATTACTTCATGGAGAACAGATCTCCATTTCCTGTCAGATAACCTATTTTTGTCTGGTTGCATAGTGATAAGGTGAGTATAACAGAAAAACTGGCAGTTAGTACTGTTGAGTTCAAAACTCCGGGTATCTTGACGGATGAAAACTTCAAAAGCAAGGTTAAAAATCTCCCGGCACCCAGAATTCTTTTCTCCCGTCCAGGGTCTTTTTCTCCAGCTCTTTTACCTCTCTTGAGATTTTGTCTACGAACGTTTTGTCATGTATGAAGGGTAAGTTAATCCTGACATTGCATAGTGCAGAGAGGACAGCCGCTTTCGCCATTATGATACCCACAGTTCCATCAGAAATGGTATTCCTGTTTCCCTTTTCTACCGCCTCACCTGCCAGCTCCATCACTCTGACGGCATCCCCTGCCACGTTCATCGGAATTACGGTAGCCTGTTTCAAACCATTCTGGATCATCTTTTCCCTATGACGTTTTTCTCTCTCAGTGCCCCTGGGGAGCTGCATGGCAGATATCACAGTTCCATAAGCATTTGAATCGTTATCAACGGCAGATACAAGCTTCTCTCTTAATCGAATTGCTTCCTGTGAAAGAATCTGCATATCTTCTTCCACTGCTTCATAACCCTTTTTGCCGAGGGTCAGATTCGCTACCATCTCTGCCAGGCTCGCCGCAAGCGCCGCACTCAAGGCGGCCACACTCCCCCCACCGGGAACAGGTGAGCCCGCTGTGATCTTTTTCAAGAACTCTTTCATGGTGAGATCTGCCAGCATGATACATCCTCTTTTATCGTGGTTGAACGAAAACTACCCATCTACTGCGTTGCGGCAATAATTCAGTAATCCTCATGTACAATATGGTACGCTCCGGTTACAAAATTATTACGTTTCTTGTGTATCTGGACCGTTTTGAATCAGCCACAGGGTTTCCGCTCAAGTACCTTTTATCTGCAATTGTTCCCTTCCTTTATCAAATACGAGATTACCGTTTTTGATGACTTTTTCGACACAGCTTACCCCTGCATGATAGGGAATAAATTCATATGAAGGAAACTCAAGGATTACGACATCACCGGCTTTTCCCACATCGAGGCTGCCGATTTTATCTGCACGGTCAACTGCTGCGGCACCATTTATCGTTAACGCCGTAATCGCCTCTTCAATCGTAATCTCCATAGAGAGGGTGGCCAATGCACAGACAAGCGGGATCGATTCCGAAAAGCAGCTTCCCGGGTTGAAATCAGTTGCCAGTGCGACCGCACAGCCTTGATCGATAATATAGCGTCCTCGAGCGTAAGGCTGCCGGAGACAGAATGCAGTTCCCGGAAGCAGCGTTGCAATGACTCCCTCTTTTGCCATTCTGGTAATACCTTTGTCTGAGGCGTGGAGCAGATGGTCGGCTGAAACTGCCCCGAGTTCGGCCGCCAGTTCAGCTCCTCCGAGCGGGAATATTTCATCGGCATGCATCTTCACCTTGAACCCGAGAGTCTTCGCTTTGAGGAGTAACCGCTGAGATTGAGCGAGCGAAAAGACATCTTTTTCACAAAAGACATCGCAAAATTCTGCAAGATTTCGCTGGGCAACCTGAGGCATAACGATATCTGCCACATAATCTATATAGTGATCTGCGCCCCCTTTACAATCGACCGGAACGGCATGGGCACCAAGAAAGGTTCTGACGACATCCACTGCATGCCGCCTGTCAAGAGCCTTCATCGCTTCCAGCTGCTTGATCTCAGCCTGTTCATCCAGGCCGTAACCGCTCTTCCCTTCAACGGTTGTTACTCCGAATGACAGCATCGAATCAAGGCGTTTTATGCCTAATGCTATCAGCTCTTCCCAGGTGGCTTCCCGTGTAGCCTTGACCGTACTGGCGATCCCGCCACCGCGTTTCATTATTTTCATATAATCGTCACCACGCAGCCGCCAGGAAAACTCTTCTGCCCTATAGCCTGCAAACAGAAAATGGGTATGAGAATCCACAAACCCAGGTAACACTGACTTTCCCGCCGCATCAATACTCTTGATCCCGGTTTGCTCAAATCTCTTCAGAACCTCTCCACTCTTACCAACAGCCGTTATTACTCCATTCTCGACAACGAGCGTCCCGTCTTCGATTATGTGTAAATCGGCCATGGCCTTTCCCTGTTTGGCTTTCGAGCCACTACAGGTCACCAGTTGAGAAGCATTTTTAATTATTATGCTATTCTGCATCGGATCATAGTGTACGGCACGGGATATACCCAACCCGGACGAGTCTGAAAAGTATTTTCAGATTTACGAATTACGCTTTACCTGACAGACAAAATTCCCTGCTCCAGACTCAAGATTATGGCAGATGCTCAAATGCCTCTGATACCAGGTTTGCGATAAACACCTCATCCGTAATAAAGGGAAGTGTAATATGGTCCAGCCCCCTTCTTTCAACATTATGTTTGATGCTGGTCTCTATGGAATGTTCATTTCTTGCCCAGCTTCGCCTGGCGACACCGCCCATTATGTCCCATGGAATTGCCCGCCTGATAACATCATCAACTCTTTTACTCCCATCCAATACAAGCGCAAAACCCCCGTTTATGGCCTTTCCAATACCGACACCGCCGCCATTGTGCAGTGCAACAAGACTCATGCCCCTGGCAGCATTTCCGGCAAAACACTGTGTCGCCATATCCGCCATGATATTGCTTCCGTCTTTTATGTTCGCCGTCTCCCTGAAGGGAGAGTCGGTGCCTCCGGTATCGTGATGGTCACGTCCCAGCATCACCGGCCCTATGTGGCCACCCCGAACCAACTCATTAAATCTGAGAGCAATTTTCATTCTCCCCGCAGCATCCTGATAGAGTATCCTGGCTTGCGTACCGACGACAAGGTTGTGTTTCTGCGCATCTCTGATCCAGCAGTAATTGTCTTTGTCCTGGAACCTTCTTTCTGGATCGATACACGCCATGGCTGCTTTATCGGTCACAAGAAGGTCCTCCTCCTTCCCACTCAGGCAAACCCAGCGAAACGGCCCATAACCGTAATCGAATAAGAGCGGCCCCATGATATCTTCAACATAGGAGGGGAATATGAAACCTTCTCCGGGATCTTTCCCGTTTTTACAGATCTCGTGAACTCCGGCATCAAAAACCGCCTTGAGGAAGCTGTTCCCATAGTCAAAAAAGAAGGTACCCTGGTCTACCATAATCCTGATCAACTCAAAGTGATGTTTTAATGACCTGTTTACATATCCCTTAAACCCTGCATAATCGGCCGCTAACAGCTTTGTACGCTCATCATAGGTCAACCCCTGAGGACAATACCCCCCTTCGTAAGCTGCATGGCATGAAGTCTGGTCAGATAACAAATCGACTCTGATATTTTCCTTCACCGCGTATTCGAGAAGATCTACGATGTTACCGTAAAATGCGATGCTGAGGGTCTCTTTTCTCTCCTGGTACTCCTTTGCCGCAGCGAATGCTTCTGCGGGATCATCAATGACTTTTTTAATCCAGCCCTGTTTATGCCTTGTCTCAATTCTTGAATAATCTACCTCAGCGATGATGCCGACACCCCGTGCAATTTCCACTGCCTTGCCCTGGGCTCCGCTCATCCCCCCCAAACCGGACGATACGAAGAGGCACCCGCTCAAGTCCTTCTCTTCCCCGATATTGAGCTTTAGCCTCCCGGCATTCAGAATAGTGGTGTATGTCCCATGGACAATACCCTGCGGACCGATATACATCCATCCGCCCGCTGTCATCTGCCCGTAATTTGCAACACCCAGCGCTGCAGCCCTGTGCCAATTCTCCTCGTCATCAAAGCAGCCTACCATAAGGGAGTTGGTAATGATTACGCGTGGAGCTTCCGGCGAGGATTCGAACAGACCGAGCGGGTGGCCCGATTCAACCACCAGCGTCTGCTGCCTCGTCATCTTTTCAAGATATCGCTTGATAAGCCGGAACTGCATCCAGTTCTGGCAGACC is drawn from Candidatus Scalindua sp. and contains these coding sequences:
- a CDS encoding ion transporter, with protein sequence MQPDKNRLSDRKWRSVLHEVIFEADTPLGKTFDIVLLCCIVLSVTAVMLDSISAVSSRYGGLLYWIEWIFTILFTIEYSLRLLCVGRPFMYVKSFFGVVDLLAIAPTYLSLLFPGSQYLLVIRLLRVLRIFRVLKLVYYLGEANILIEALRAGRRKITVFLFVVFNIVIIVGSLMYLIESEESGFTSIPRSVYWAIVTLTTVGYGDISPETSLGQALAALVMILGFAIIAVPTGIMTAEITQAMVKKKVSTQACPECSAEGHENDAVYCKFCGAKI
- the hutI gene encoding imidazolonepropionase, yielding MADLHIIEDGTLVVENGVITAVGKSGEVLKRFEQTGIKSIDAAGKSVLPGFVDSHTHFLFAGYRAEEFSWRLRGDDYMKIMKRGGGIASTVKATREATWEELIALGIKRLDSMLSFGVTTVEGKSGYGLDEQAEIKQLEAMKALDRRHAVDVVRTFLGAHAVPVDCKGGADHYIDYVADIVMPQVAQRNLAEFCDVFCEKDVFSLAQSQRLLLKAKTLGFKVKMHADEIFPLGGAELAAELGAVSADHLLHASDKGITRMAKEGVIATLLPGTAFCLRQPYARGRYIIDQGCAVALATDFNPGSCFSESIPLVCALATLSMEITIEEAITALTINGAAAVDRADKIGSLDVGKAGDVVILEFPSYEFIPYHAGVSCVEKVIKNGNLVFDKGREQLQIKGT
- a CDS encoding cyclodeaminase/cyclohydrolase family protein, with amino-acid sequence MLADLTMKEFLKKITAGSPVPGGGSVAALSAALAASLAEMVANLTLGKKGYEAVEEDMQILSQEAIRLREKLVSAVDNDSNAYGTVISAMQLPRGTEREKRHREKMIQNGLKQATVIPMNVAGDAVRVMELAGEAVEKGNRNTISDGTVGIIMAKAAVLSALCNVRINLPFIHDKTFVDKISREVKELEKKTLDGRKEFWVPGDF
- a CDS encoding urocanate hydratase; amino-acid sequence: MVNNGDISKAMSIQLSEQFGQLPQMPEFAGNVRRAPKRNFSLSRKETELAVKNALRYIPEEWHGELAPEFLEELLTTGRIYGYRFRPQGNITARPVDQYKGRCIEGKAFQLMIDNNLDFEVALYPYELVTYGETGQVCQNWMQFRLIKRYLEKMTRQQTLVVESGHPLGLFESSPEAPRVIITNSLMVGCFDDEENWHRAAALGVANYGQMTAGGWMYIGPQGIVHGTYTTILNAGRLKLNIGEEKDLSGCLFVSSGLGGMSGAQGKAVEIARGVGIIAEVDYSRIETRHKQGWIKKVIDDPAEAFAAAKEYQERKETLSIAFYGNIVDLLEYAVKENIRVDLLSDQTSCHAAYEGGYCPQGLTYDERTKLLAADYAGFKGYVNRSLKHHFELIRIMVDQGTFFFDYGNSFLKAVFDAGVHEICKNGKDPGEGFIFPSYVEDIMGPLLFDYGYGPFRWVCLSGKEEDLLVTDKAAMACIDPERRFQDKDNYCWIRDAQKHNLVVGTQARILYQDAAGRMKIALRFNELVRGGHIGPVMLGRDHHDTGGTDSPFRETANIKDGSNIMADMATQCFAGNAARGMSLVALHNGGGVGIGKAINGGFALVLDGSKRVDDVIRRAIPWDIMGGVARRSWARNEHSIETSIKHNVERRGLDHITLPFITDEVFIANLVSEAFEHLP